AACCAACCTAAAGTATTCACTGTAAAAGAACTTTTGAGCGAATTTTTGGCCTTTAGAAGTAGCGTTCTAAGAAGAGTTACAGAATTTAAACTCGAAAAAGCTAAGAAAAATCTTGAAATACTGTTGGGTTTAAAAAAGGCAATTCTAAACATCGATAGCATAATACCTATGATTAAGGAATCAACGAATAACGAAGAAGCTAAAATAAAACTTATGGATTTCCTTTCAATCAACGAGATTCAAGCAAAAGCTATTTTAGATATGAAACTCTCTTCCTTAACAAGTTTGGAGGTAAATAAAATTGAAAACGATATACAAGATACGGAGAAATTTGTTAGAGAACTCGAAGAAATACTATCAAACAAAGAAAAATTTTATTCAGAAATTAAAAACGATCTTCAAAGGATTAGAGAAAGGTACGGAGATAAAAGAAGAACTTCTATCCTGCATTATTACAAAGAAATTGACAGTGATGCGTTAATACCAGATGAAAATATCATTGTTATTGTTACAAGAGGCGGCTATTTAAAAAGAATGAAGGAAGATACATTTAAAGTGCAAAAAAGGGGTGGAAAGGGCGTAGTCGGGCAAACGCTCTCACAGGAAGACTATCCTATAGAAATCATGAAAACTACACTAAAAAGTAGCCTCCTATTCTTTACAAATGTGGGAAAGGTTTATTCGTTAAAAGCATACGAAATACCAGAACTTGAAAGAACTGGCAAAGGCACACCCATTCACAGATTGTTAAAACTAGATGCAGAAGAAAGAATAAGTAAGGTAATAAGTATTGAAAAGGATAGCAAAACCAAAAACTTATTCTTTGTAACCAAAAAAGGCTTTGTTAAAAAAACAAGAATGGATGAATTTGAAAATATAATGACAATAGGTAAAAGGGCAATAAAACTCAAAGAGGATGACGAGCTTGAAACTGTAATTCCTTTAGAAGAAGAAAAAGAAATTCTCATGGTTTCAAAAGATGGCCTTGCAATAAGGTTTGATTCTGCACTCATAAAAGAATTAGGAAGAAATTCTTCTGGTGTAAGAGGAATGAAACTTAAAGATGGGTCCCATGTTGTTGATGCAGAAACGCTTAACGAGGAAGATAAAATAGTTGTTGTATCGGAAAAAGGATTTGGCAAATTGATAGAAGCAACTTCCATAAGAAAAACAAACAGAGGGGCAAGGGGTGTAAAATGCATAAAACTCAACGATAAGACTGGTGACCTTGTAGCTACAAAAGTAGTTAAAGATGAAGAAAACATATTCTTGC
This genomic window from Caldisericaceae bacterium contains:
- the gyrA gene encoding DNA gyrase subunit A gives rise to the protein MDNLFHEKVINIPIEEEVKRSYLDYSMSVIVGRALPDIRDGLKPVHRRILYAMEGLGCEPNKPYKKSARIVGEVLGKYHPHGESSVYDALVRMAQPFSLRYPLVDGHGNFGSIDGDVPAAMRYTEARLSHLATELLDGLKENATDFVPNFDNTLKEPLVLPAKFPNLLVNGSSGIAVGMATNIPPHNLKEVIDALIYIIDNEILQGREVNETDLLNFIKGPDFPTGGQILGVDGIKEYFKTGKGIITIRGKYKIEEGKHKRKYFVITEIPYEVNKAELVEEIANLAKEKKIKGVEDIRDESDREGIRIVIKLSEGINEEVFETELIKLTRYEVRYGVILLGILENQPKVFTVKELLSEFLAFRSSVLRRVTEFKLEKAKKNLEILLGLKKAILNIDSIIPMIKESTNNEEAKIKLMDFLSINEIQAKAILDMKLSSLTSLEVNKIENDIQDTEKFVRELEEILSNKEKFYSEIKNDLQRIRERYGDKRRTSILHYYKEIDSDALIPDENIIVIVTRGGYLKRMKEDTFKVQKRGGKGVVGQTLSQEDYPIEIMKTTLKSSLLFFTNVGKVYSLKAYEIPELERTGKGTPIHRLLKLDAEERISKVISIEKDSKTKNLFFVTKKGFVKKTRMDEFENIMTIGKRAIKLKEDDELETVIPLEEEKEILMVSKDGLAIRFDSALIKELGRNSSGVRGMKLKDGSHVVDAETLNEEDKIVVVSEKGFGKLIEATSIRKTNRGARGVKCIKLNDKTGDLVATKVVKDEENIFLLLKSGNVIKMELKDVRVLSRNAQGVILVRFKDKDDFVTAIELG